The proteins below are encoded in one region of Aspergillus nidulans FGSC A4 chromosome III:
- a CDS encoding aminoacyl-tRNA hydrolase (transcript_id=CADANIAT00006225): MSQQSIRSLFIASIGNPGRYRNTRHSAGHVLLDAITPLLPNHLPPRYKTWQSPSLMNDSGRKLVRELETFKRLETSTTMNAKPLTLVILHDELEKPLGKIVVRRGGPEKYSLRGHNGLKDIFQWLDKKKMYPHDPALSILRIGVGIGRPSSRNSDEVSKYVLTAMGLKELDAINRAAGYAVDVLAEEAGRTEDGNPLPEPTP, translated from the coding sequence ATGAGCCAACAATCCATCCGCTCGCTTTTCATCGCCTCCATCGGAAATCCAGGCCGTTACCGCAACACCCGTCACAGCGCCGGCCATGTCCTCCTCGACGCCATCACGCCCCTCCTTCCGAACCATCTCCCACCCAGATACAAGACATGGCAGAGTCCTTCGCTCATGAACGACTCTGGCAGAAAACTCGTTCGCGAACTTGAAACCTTCAAGCGCCTTGAAACAAGCACTACCATGAATGCGAAACCCTTGACTCTTGTCATCCTCCACGACGAACTCGAGAAACCGCTGGGCAAAATAGTCGTGAGGCGTGGGGGCCCGGAAAAGTACAGCCTGCGCGGTCATAATGGACTAAAGGATATCTTCCAGTGgctggacaagaagaagatgtatCCGCATGACCCGGCACTGTCGATTTTGCGGATTGGGGTGGGCATTGGGAGGCCGTCGAGTCGAAATTCGGACGAGGTTTCGAAATATGTGCTGACGGCAATGGGgttgaaagagctggatgcAATAAATAGGGCAGCTGGGTATGCGGTGGATGTCCtggctgaggaggctggTAGGACTGAGGATGGTAATCCATTGCCGGAGCCCACGCCGTAA
- a CDS encoding amphiphysin-like protein RVS161 (transcript_id=CADANIAT00006226), which produces MEAAANRLQKEAKGYLDSLRAMTASQMRIAETIDAFYGDAGAKDGVSRSYKQAVEDLDAETIKALDGPYRTTVLDPISRFCAYFPDVNECIKKRNNKLLDYDAMRAKVKRLVEKPDKDATKLPRTERELEMAKQAYEQLNEQLFTELPQLIDLRVPYLDPSFEALVKIQLRFCAEAYSRMAQVQQYLDAETRDQYARGDLDNRVEEVLQEIRDLSIAGTV; this is translated from the exons ATGGAGGCCGCTGCGAATCGCTTACAGAAGGAGGCTAAGGGATACTTGGACTCATTGCGAG CCATGACGGCTTCGCAGATGCGCATTGCGGAAACGATAGATGCTTTCTACGGTGATGCCGGGGCCAAAGACGGCGTGAGCAGGAGCTACAAACAGGCTGTCGAAGACCTGGATGCCGAGACCATCAAAGCACTGGATGGTCCTTACAG GACAACCGTGCTTGATCCGATATCCCGCTTCTGTGCATACTTCCCTGATGTTAACGAGTGcatcaagaagagaaacaacAAGCTGCTCGATTACGATGCCATGAGGGCCAAAGTGAAGCGACTGGTCGAAAAGCCCGACAAGGACGCTACGAAGCTGCCTCGCACTGAGCGAGAACTCGAGATGGCCAAGCAGGCGTACGAACAGCTGAATGAACAACTATTTACTGAACTTCCTCAACTTATTGACTTGCGTGTTCCGTACCTCGACCCCAGCTTTGAAGCCCTGGTGAAGATACAACTGCGCTTCTGTGCGGAAGCATACTCTCGTATGGCTCAAGTGCAACAGTATCTCGATGCCGAGACAAGAGACCAATACGCGCGGGGTGATTTGGATAACAGGGTAGAAGAGGTTCTCCAGGAGATTCGGGATTTAAGCATAGCGGGTACTGTTTAA
- a CDS encoding protein halA (transcript_id=CADANIAT00006227) has product MTPPSVSPIPSQVSSAATSQISSDHGERQVTQALAGMNLSALNGDAALPHSVKPPKQTMANRISRMFTGTGRSTPKEPESSRELSDSSSDGGKPTTNGSGKQSRPTSRPSSKPPSRAPSRQTSTKEVPKSEKNEKNEKTDRKAKPAGKDQKEGSTVQKRFEILPDNSHRHHLKSTRRQEKLTDLLRDMLGGRKKDDHAEDQQLSLMSTWIDQFKSERDKLAADKKGGPNATASLVDKYGKCQEIVGRGAFGIVRISHKVDPKDSKSEQLYAVKEFRRRPQETSKKYQKRLTSEFCISSSLRHPNIIHTLDLLQDAKGDYCEVMEYCAGGDLYTLVLAAGKLEVAEADCLFKQLMRGVEYMHEMGVAHRDLKPENLLLTTHGALKITDFGNGECFRMAWEKEAHMTAGLCGSAPYIAPEEYVEKEFDPRAVDIWACGVIYMAMRTGRHLWKLARKEEDEFYRRYLEGRKHEDGYAPIETLHRARCRNVVYSILDPNPSRRINSSQILKSEWLREIKLCQAGEEGF; this is encoded by the exons ATGACTCCTCCATCTGTTTCTCCTATACCCTCACAagtctcttccgccgcaaCGTCACAGATCTCTAGCGACCATGGAGAACGCCAGGTAACACAGGCTTTGGCGGGCATGAATTTGTCTGCCCTGAATGGGGATGCGGCGCTTCCCCATTCAGTGAAACCCCCTAAGCAAACTATGGCGAATCGTATCTCACGCATGTTTACGGGCACTGGTCGATCCACCCCAAAGGAGCCAGAGTCGTCGCGCGAACTATCAGATAGTAGTTCCGATGGCGGAAAACCCACTACTAATGGCAGCGGGAAACAGTCCCGGCCAACATCAAGGCCTTCATCAAAACCTCCGTCAAGGGCTCCCTCGCGGCAAACTTCCACCAAAGAAGTTCCCAAGAGTgaaaagaacgaaaagaacgagaagacCGACAGGAAGGCCAAACCTGCCGGGAAAGACCAGAAGGAGGGTTCGACTGTCCAGAAGCGTTTTGAGATTCTTCCGGACAACTCTCATCGCCACCATCTGAAGAGTACCCGAcggcaggagaagctgactgATCTTCTTCGTGATATGCTTGGTGGACGGAAGAAGGACGACCATGCGGAGGATCAGCAACTCTCTCTCATGTCAACATGGATTGACCAATTCAAAAGCGAGCGGGATAAATTAGCGGCCGACAAGAAGGGTGGCCCCAACGCCACTGCATCGCTCGTTGATAAGTACGGCAAATGCCAGGAGATTGTTGGTCGTGGTGCTTTCGGTATTGTGAGGATATCTCACAAGGTAGACCCTAAAGACTCCAAGAGCGAACAACTTTACGCTGTCAAAGAATTCCGCCGCCGTCCGCAGGaaacaagcaagaagtacCAGAAGCGACTGACTTCTGAATTCTGCATTTCATCGTCCTTGCGCCACCCTAACATAATTCACACACTCGACCTCCTGCAGGATGCTAAGGGCGACTATTGCGAAGTTATGGAGTATTGCGCTGGCGGTGATCTCTACACTCTTGTGCTGGCTGCAGGAAAGCTAGAGGTTGCCGAGGCTGACTGTCTTTTCAAACAACTTATGCGCGGTGTTGAGTATATGCACGAGATGGGTGTTGCTCATCGCGATCTTAAGCCGGAGAACCTTCTGTTGACCACTCACGGAGCCCTTAAGATTACAGACTTCGGAAATGGCGAGTGCTTTCGTATGGCATGGGAAAAAGAAGCCCATATGACTGCCGGACTCTGTGGCTCGGCTCCTTACATTGCTCCTGAAGAGTATGTCGAAAAGGAGTTTGACCCAAGAGCAGTTGATATTTGGGCTTGCGGTGTCATCTACATGGCCATGAGGACAGGACGTCATCTGTGGAAATTGGCTcgcaaagaagaggacgagttTTACAGACGGTACTTGGAGGGTCGCAAGCATGAGGATGGTTATGCACCAATTGAAACGTTGCATCGG GCTCGTTGCCGCAACGTTGTTTATTCCATCCTCGACCCAAATCCTTCTCGCCGCATCAACTCGTCCCAAATCCTGAAATCCGAATGGCTTCGCGAGATTAAACTGTGCCAAGCGGGTGAGGAAGGCTTCTAA
- a CDS encoding uncharacterized protein (transcript_id=CADANIAT00006228): MSNRAERFAEDDYERENDFSAPVSGEYEDDSYAHETGTQGFSKGIPVQSDDAAYDDPMQPPFSNSNQQLEQDEREAIDKSNIISGKGRSLRHSKPQAPSGYSEGPDEDDLPAEAFNTGRSDMKRIS, translated from the exons ATGTCCAACCGCGCCGAGAGATTCGCTGAAGACGATTACGAGCGTGAGAATGACTTCTCCGCTCCCGTCTCAGGCGAGTATGAGGACGACTCCTACGCCCATGAAACTGGCACGCAGGGGTTCTCTAAGGGGATCCCTGTGCAGAGCGACGACGCAGCCTACGACGATCCCATGCAGCCGCCGTTTTCGAACAGCAACCAGCAACTTG AGCAAGACGAACGCGAGGCTATAGACAAGTCCAATATCATTAGCGGCAAGGGCAGGTCGCTTCGTCACTCCAAACCCCAGGCTCCCAGCGGATACAGTGAGGGGCCggacgaggatgatctgCCTGCTGAAGCGTTCAACACTGGACGTTCTGATATGAAGCGGATTTCGTGA
- a CDS encoding TRAPP subunit BET5 (transcript_id=CADANIAT00006229): protein MTVYSFYIFDRHAECIYKRRWLPRPASIVGKSSRPTSDTLTAANGIAPVPNQSARSTDDDAKLIFGTVFALRNMVRKLGGEDDNFVTYRTSQYKLHYYETLTNIKFVMITDVKSPSMRVALQQIYINLYVEYVVKNPLSPTEHPGGVGVNNELFEQSLEQFVTRVLA from the exons ATGACCGTTTACTCCTTCTACATCTTCGATCGACATG CCGAGTGCATCTATAAACGGCGATGGCTCCCTCGACCTGCCTCAATCGTTGGCAAATCTTCGCGGCCTACCTCCGATACTCTCACAGCAGCCAACGGAATCGCCCCCGTTCCAAATCAATCTGCACGGTCAACAGACGATGATGCGAAGCTGATCTTCGGTACTGTATTTGCGCTTCGGAATATGGTGCGAAagctgggaggagaggacgacAA CTTCGTGACATACCGCACCAGCCAGTATAAACTGCACTATTACGAGACTCTAACGAACATCAAATTCGTGATGATCACAGACGTCAAAAGCCCAAGTATGCGCGTTGCTTTGCAGCAGATTTATATCAATCTCTACGTGGAATATG TGGTCAAGAACCCTCTATCGCCTACCGAGCATCCTGGTGGTGTAGGTGTGAACAATGAACTCTTCGAACAGTCGCTGGAACAATTTGTT ACACGGGTGCTCGCTTAA
- a CDS encoding protein cmkC (transcript_id=CADANIAT00006230) translates to MANEGAGSLQQDASPGSSARPEPYPRPSPARYASTPSFESPQRHHRRNPIARRPVKETLNARSEYTLSQDDGTAEHRINQYVIKQEIGRGSFGAVHVAVDQYGNEYAVKEFSKARLRKRAKSQLLRQSRGPKRPADGLNSPFHRQGPGLGDEEMKNALYFIKEEIAIMKKLHHNNLVSLIEVLDDPTQDSLYMVMEMCKKGVVMKVTLEERADPYDDERCRCWFRDLILGIEYLHAQGIVHRDIKPDNCLITNDDVLKVVDFGVSEMFEKNSDMFTAKSAGSPSFLPPELCVVKHGDVSGKAADIWSMGVTLYCLRYGKLPFEEHSIIELYDAIKNRPIVCDGETDEVFKDLMLRILEKDPAKRIQMDELREHPWVTKNGMDPLLPKSENTAEIVDLPTEEEMNSAITKNFGHVLAVMKAAKKFKSLLGPTRASTPIQSILGQEYETHFVEPPTQMDPEESVSLPSPLPYKKTQSLNTYNRRAWERDDVVKGYHPQRREALPCPAPESGESGSAYSSILNRPTRKDSGSIRSVKIRDDPIDDLQSQSSQIPLSRTSSTTTKRSIEGTRGHARDPLEEDCPFLFIGPSTFTGSAPIDINSTDVSPKPLNSNVPMVGAETDPTEPDYPVVSESPGAADFDIYETAYRQEIERIRADTLPGKEGKGSVPMVYLTRRVDGKDELMKLVRETTMSEPALGIGAKVAVPQDSGFRSAVSIIRTQLEQGRHERQQQQSQELGSLNVSETSDVETSASTQEGATASTAATGTESLQSDGQRGRLRSLLTRAKLSRSP, encoded by the exons ATGGCCAACGAGGGTGCTGGCTCTCTGCAACAGGATGCCAgtccaggttcttctgcTCGGCCAGAGCCTTATCCTCGCCCAAGTCCAGCCCGCTATGC CTCCACACCTTCGTTTGAGAGCCCTCAGAGACATCATCGCCGTAATCCAATAGCCCGGCGTCCTGTGAAG GAAACTCTCAATGCTCGGTCAGAATATACTCTCAGCCAAGATGATGGCACTGCGGAGCATAGAATCAACCAATATGTGATTAAGCAGGAGATTGGCCGCGGCTCGTTTGGTGCGGTGCATGTTGCTGTTGACCAGTATGGAAATGAATAT GCTGTCAAAGAGTTTTCCAAGGCGCGTCTAAGAAAACGCGCAAAATCGCAACTTCTGAGACAGTCTCGAGGTCCAAAACGTCCAGCAGATGGCCTAAACTCCCCTTTTCATCGCCAGGGACCGGGActtggagacgaagagatgaAAAATGCTCTCTATTTtatcaaagaagaaattgCCATTATGAAGAAGTTACACCACAACAATCTAGTATCCTTGATAGAGGTACTGGACGACCCGACCCAAGATTCTCTATATATGGTCATGGAGATGTGCAAGAAGGGCGTGGTCATGAAGGTCACTCTCGAAGAGAGGGCGGATCCCTACGATGACGAGCGTTGTCGCTGCTGGTTTCGTGACCTCATTTTGGGCATTGAGTATTTACATGCCCAGGGTATCGTCCACCGTGATATCAAGCCCGACAACTGCCTGATAACGAACGATGATGTTCTCAAAGTTGTCGATTTTGGCGTATCAGAAATGTTCGAAAAGAATTCGGACATGTTTACGGCCAAATCTGCTGGATCTCCTTCCTTTCTGCCACCGGAACTCTGCGTTGTTAAGCACGGCGATGTATCTGGAAAGGCGGCGGATATATGGTCCATGGGCGTGACCTTGTATTGTTTGCGCTACGGCAAGCTTCCTTTCGAGGAGCACAGCATTATCGAACTCTACGATGCCATAAAAAACCGCCCGATTGTTTGCGACGGCGAAACTGACGAAGTTTTTAAAGATTTGATGTTGCGAATTTTGGAAAAAGACCCTGCGAAAAGAATACAGATGGACGAGCTGAGG GAGCATCCCTGGGTGACGAAGAATGGCATGGATCCTTTACTGCCAAAGAGTGAGAATACGGCAGAAATAGTCGACCTTCCTACAGAAGAGGAAATGAACTCCGCAATCACAAAAAATTTTGGCCATGTCTTAGCCGTG ATGAAAGCTGCGAAGAAATTTAAAAGCCTTCTTGGCCCGACTCGAGCTTCTACACCCATACAAAGTATCCTCGGCCAAGAATACGAGACGCACTTTGTGGAACCTCCTACGCAAATGGATCCTGAGGAGAGCGTATCCTTGCCTAGTCCTTTACCATACAAAAAAACCCAAAGTTTGAACACTTATAACCGGAGAGCTTGGGAGCGTGACGATGTTGTTAAAGGATATCACCCGCAGCGGCGGGAAGCTCTCCCTTGTCCTGCGCCAGAGAGCGGCGAATCGGGTTCTGCGTACAGCTCTATTTTAAACAGACCAACAAGGAAAGATTCCGGCTCAATACGAAGTGTCAAAATTAGGGACGACCCAATCGACGATTTGCAGTCACAGTCATCGCAGATCCCGCTCTCACGCACTAGCTCGACGACCACCAAACGCAGCATAGAAGGCACACGAGGACACGCACGAGATCCCCTGGAAGAAGACTGCCCATTCTTATTCATCGGACCTTCCACTTTCACTGGTTCAGCCCCGATagacatcaacagcaccgacGTATCCCCCAAGCCCCTAAATTCAAACGTCCCAATGGTTGGGGCCGAGACAGATCCCACAGAACCTGACTATCCTGTCGTGAGCGAATCACCAGGCGCCGCCGACTTCGATATATACGAAACGGCGTACCGACAGGAAATTGAGCGCATTCGAGCAGATACCcttccaggaaaagaaggcaagGGCAGCGTACCCATGGTTTACTTGACTCGCCGTGTAGATGGGAAAGACGAGTTGATGAAACTAGTAAGAGAGACCACCATGAGCGAGCCGGCCCTTGGAATTGGGGCTAAAGTCGCTGTCCCTCAAGACAGCGGCTTCCGCTCTGCAGTTAGCATTATCAGGACTCAGTTGGAGCAGGGAAGACATGAgaggcagcaacagcaaagcCAGGAGCTGGGGTCCCTAAACGTGTCGGAAACTTCAGACGTCGAGACTTCAGCTTCGACCCAAGAGGGAGCTACAGCGTCCACCGCCGCAACTGGCACTGAGTCTTTACAATCAGATGGCCAAAGAGGCAGGCTACGTAGTTTACTCACCCGTGCCAAGCTCAGTCGGAGTCCGTAA
- a CDS encoding putative AT DNA binding protein (transcript_id=CADANIAT00006231) — protein MSHSREKTWTEDEKSVFHEMCQELASQVNTRFGPIHPPRHPAPAQSVPLPDSNNSARKRPLYPTDKPILAPRAIQPRPPAGPASYSSESGASTMLSPGTGDVPGATEPPRKRGRPTKLEAERRKAEAEARGVLYQPQSRQRGSQKAKAPSTPTSPSGVEAGGTVYTQTSNRPPLIPPPGLHYVHPPLRSMPLPGSSDEERMRTMPNQISPALRELPRPQETRQTLPSPHALQLGHRESIPRIEPGDRPYEPLPPERLTFTDSSRRSLVNPPPRPPDEPHTPDKQIPLTTTAEKRT, from the exons ATGTCGCATTCACGGGAGAAAACATGgactgaggatgagaag TCAGTGTTTCATGAGATGTGTCAAGAATTGGCCTCTCAAGTTAACACGCGCTTTGGACCAATACATCCACCACGCcatcctgctcctgcacAATCAGTGCCTCTTCCGGACTCAAATAACAGTGCAAGAAAACGACCCTTATATCCAACAGATAAACCCATCCTCGCCCCGCGCGCCATACAGCCCcggcctcctgctggtcctgCTTCATATAGCAGCGAAAGTGGCGCCTCAACAATGCTGTCTCCAGGCACTGGGGATGTCCCGGGCGCTACCGAACCACCGCGGAAACGAGGCCGACCAACCAAACTCGAAGCGGAGCGGCGCAaggcagaagctgaagctcgcgGGGTGCTTTATCAGCCTCAGTCCCGACAACGTGGATCGCAAAAAGCAAAAGCTCCATCCACACCTACCAGTCCTTCAGGTGTTGAAGCAGGTGGGACCGTTTACACTCAGACCAGCAATCGACCTCCACTTATACCACCGCCGGGATTGCACTATGTGCATCCACCTTTGAGATCGATGCCGTTGCCTGGGTCCAGTGACGAGGAGCGAATGAGGACTATGCCTAATCAAATAAGCCCAGCATTACGAGAGCTACCACGCCCGCAAGAAACTAGACAGACacttccttctccgcatGCTTTGCAACTTGGCCATCGAGAAAGTATACCACGTATCGAGCCAGGAGACCGACCTTATGAGCCTCTACCACCCGAAAGACTCACTTTTACGGACAGCAGCCGAAGGAGCCTCGTTAACCCCCCTCCCCGACCCCCAGACGAACCGCATACGCCAGACAAGCAAATTCCGCTAACCACAACGGCCGAGAAACGAACATAA